Proteins encoded together in one Passer domesticus isolate bPasDom1 chromosome 6, bPasDom1.hap1, whole genome shotgun sequence window:
- the RIC3 gene encoding protein RIC-3 isoform X2 — protein sequence MAAWTCCRVAAVSCLVLCVSLLLPRTFLPRAGGRQEPGAAPPEGKLSRFPPRMHSHATPDGRAVPHFPRSHLTEAVAKAKAGGGGSTGGSGRGLVGQIIPIYGFGIFLYILYILFKLASKGRTTPAERKCPPATPGNMKRKITDYELTQLQERLRETEEAMEKLINRVGPTYDRTQNVTTDQEKMLLQQLREITRVMKEGKFIDDISPEKEAEEAPYMADWEGYPEETYPVYDNSDCFKRKQDTILVDYPDLSQPSPEELAERMEGMEDEEYPYDETLLSDLTMGTGGQDLMQKKDDVTLVKEEKTDLPPSQSTGECCCCCDDDPAVIAENAGFHSESCSEAEEASQEDLSVESENENAALEQQKSSDSEQTGTLRKRNTKVLD from the exons ATGGCGGCCTGGACGTGCTGCCGGGTGGCCGCCGTGTCCTGCCTGGTGCTCTGcgtctccctgctcctgccgcGCACCTTCCTGCCCCGGGCCGGCGGCAGGCAGGAGCCCGGCGCCGCGCCGCCCGAGG GGAAGCTCAGTCGCTTTCCACCGAGGATGCATTCCCACGCCACTCCCGACGGCAGAGCTGTCCCTCATTTTCCAAGGTCTCACCTTACTGAAGCAGTTGCCAAGGCCAAGGCAGGTGGAGGTGGAAGCACTGGTGGAAGTGGAAGAGGACTCGTGGGACAGATTATCCCTATATATGGATTTGGCATCTTCTTATATATTCTGTACATTTTATTTAAG CTGGCTTCCAAAGGAAGAACTACTCCTGCGGAGAGGAAATGCCCCCCTGCTACACCTGGGAACATGAAGAGGAAAATCA cTGACTATGAGCTCACTCAACTCCAGGAAAGACTGAGAGAGACAGAAGAAGCAATGGAAAAATTAATCAACAGAGTAGGACCTACGTATGACAG GACTCAAAATGTTACAACAGACCAGGAAAAAATGTTACTTCAACAACTCAGAGAAATTACTAGAGttatgaaagaaggaaaattcaTAGATGACATCTCTCCTGAGAAGGAAGCTGAGGAAGCTCCATACATGGCAGATTGGGAAG GTTATCCAGAAGAGACCTATCCTGTCTACGATAATTCCGATTGCTTCAAGCGCAAGCAGGACACAATCCTTGTGGATTACCCTGACCTGAGCCAGCCCTCTCCAGAAGAGCTGGCAGAAAGAATGGAGGGCATGGAAGATGAGGAGTATCCTTATGATGAAACCCTGCTGAGTGATCTCACCATGGGAACGGGTGGTCAGGATTTAATGCAGAAAAAGGATGATGTAACTCTCGTCAAGGAGGAGAAGACTGACCTTCCTCCCAGCCAGAGCACTGGGGagtgctgctgttgctgtgatGATGATCCTGCTGTCATAGCAGAGAATGCTGGATTCCACTCTGAGAGCTGCAGTGAAGCAGAAGAGGCAAGCCAAGAGGACCTGTCCGTGGagtcagaaaatgaaaatgctgcACTGGAACAGCAAAAGAGCAGTGATTCAGAGCAGACAGGCACACTGAGAAAGCGCAACACCAAAGTACTTGATTGA
- the RIC3 gene encoding protein RIC-3 isoform X1 produces MAAWTCCRVAAVSCLVLCVSLLLPRTFLPRAGGRQEPGAAPPEGKLSRFPPRMHSHATPDGRAVPHFPRSHLTEAVAKAKAGGGGSTGGSGRGLVGQIIPIYGFGIFLYILYILFKLASKGRTTPAERKCPPATPGNMKRKITDYELTQLQERLRETEEAMEKLINRVGPTYDSRTQNVTTDQEKMLLQQLREITRVMKEGKFIDDISPEKEAEEAPYMADWEGYPEETYPVYDNSDCFKRKQDTILVDYPDLSQPSPEELAERMEGMEDEEYPYDETLLSDLTMGTGGQDLMQKKDDVTLVKEEKTDLPPSQSTGECCCCCDDDPAVIAENAGFHSESCSEAEEASQEDLSVESENENAALEQQKSSDSEQTGTLRKRNTKVLD; encoded by the exons ATGGCGGCCTGGACGTGCTGCCGGGTGGCCGCCGTGTCCTGCCTGGTGCTCTGcgtctccctgctcctgccgcGCACCTTCCTGCCCCGGGCCGGCGGCAGGCAGGAGCCCGGCGCCGCGCCGCCCGAGG GGAAGCTCAGTCGCTTTCCACCGAGGATGCATTCCCACGCCACTCCCGACGGCAGAGCTGTCCCTCATTTTCCAAGGTCTCACCTTACTGAAGCAGTTGCCAAGGCCAAGGCAGGTGGAGGTGGAAGCACTGGTGGAAGTGGAAGAGGACTCGTGGGACAGATTATCCCTATATATGGATTTGGCATCTTCTTATATATTCTGTACATTTTATTTAAG CTGGCTTCCAAAGGAAGAACTACTCCTGCGGAGAGGAAATGCCCCCCTGCTACACCTGGGAACATGAAGAGGAAAATCA cTGACTATGAGCTCACTCAACTCCAGGAAAGACTGAGAGAGACAGAAGAAGCAATGGAAAAATTAATCAACAGAGTAGGACCTACGTATGACAG CAGGACTCAAAATGTTACAACAGACCAGGAAAAAATGTTACTTCAACAACTCAGAGAAATTACTAGAGttatgaaagaaggaaaattcaTAGATGACATCTCTCCTGAGAAGGAAGCTGAGGAAGCTCCATACATGGCAGATTGGGAAG GTTATCCAGAAGAGACCTATCCTGTCTACGATAATTCCGATTGCTTCAAGCGCAAGCAGGACACAATCCTTGTGGATTACCCTGACCTGAGCCAGCCCTCTCCAGAAGAGCTGGCAGAAAGAATGGAGGGCATGGAAGATGAGGAGTATCCTTATGATGAAACCCTGCTGAGTGATCTCACCATGGGAACGGGTGGTCAGGATTTAATGCAGAAAAAGGATGATGTAACTCTCGTCAAGGAGGAGAAGACTGACCTTCCTCCCAGCCAGAGCACTGGGGagtgctgctgttgctgtgatGATGATCCTGCTGTCATAGCAGAGAATGCTGGATTCCACTCTGAGAGCTGCAGTGAAGCAGAAGAGGCAAGCCAAGAGGACCTGTCCGTGGagtcagaaaatgaaaatgctgcACTGGAACAGCAAAAGAGCAGTGATTCAGAGCAGACAGGCACACTGAGAAAGCGCAACACCAAAGTACTTGATTGA